A single window of Oncorhynchus keta strain PuntledgeMale-10-30-2019 chromosome 34, Oket_V2, whole genome shotgun sequence DNA harbors:
- the LOC118367755 gene encoding pituitary tumor-transforming gene 1 protein-interacting protein-like, which translates to MNKTERGIMSSLLVVVTVTCVLVSRAECLTSTTPTPLNSCKTFSTCDSCIQNPKCLWCMTNDTCTDYPVSYILPPPAVCKLSQARWGVCWVNFEALIIAMAVLGGTIIISITVCCCCCCCCKKRQSGPDRDEERFARRREEIRQRADERKVERKVRHDDIRKKYGLVPDSDHPYSKFENE; encoded by the exons ATGaataaaacagagagaggaatcATGAGCTCATTGCTTGTTGTTGTGACTGTAACCTGTGTCCTCGTTAGCCGAGCAGAATGTCTCACTAGTACTACGCCAACGCCATTGAATT CTTGCAAAACCTTCTCAACATGTGACTCATGCATTCAAAACCCAAAG TGCCTGTGGTGCATGACCAACGACACCTGCACAGACTACCCAGTGAGCTACATTCTGCCTCCGCCTGCAGTGTGTAAACTGTCACAGGCACGATGGGGAGTGTGCTGGG TGAACTTCGAGGCCCTGATCATCGCCATGGCAGTGTTAGGCGGGACCATTATCATCAGCATCACagtctgttgctgctgctgctgttgctgcaaGAAACGTCAATCAGG GCCAgacagagatgaggagaggtttgccaggaggagagaggagatcagacaGCGTGCTGATGAACG gaAGGTGGAGAGGAAGGTGAGGCATGATGACATCCGCAAGAAGTATG GTCTTGTCCCTGACTCTGACCACCCATACAGCAAGTTTGAAAATGAGTAA